A stretch of the bacterium genome encodes the following:
- the lysF gene encoding homoaconitase, with product MAQTVIEKIAQSHAVDLPAGTELHAGDFVTLVPDQVMTHDNTAAVLLKFETLGVARIANPGQPVFALDHDIQNRSAGNLAKYAKIEAFARSQGVDFYPAGTGIGHQVMIENGYVKPGGFCVASDSHANMYGAVSAVGTPVVRTDAAALWATGRFWWQIPRTVRVRLSGELQPGVTGKDVILTLCGLYNRGEVLNAAVEFAGPGVETLSMDARMTIANMTTEWGALVGWFPCDAQTLDFLRKRRAILGLQGLQNRLGEDELAGWERDPLRSDPSAAYAGSIALDLGEVTPHVAGPDTVQRTAPLTDLIAADIRIHKAYLLSCVNSRLEDLKAAADVLLGRKVADGVELYVAAASQFVEDQAKKQGYWQILLDAGAIALPPSCGPCIGLGTGLLEAGEVGISATNRNFKGRMGSRDAKCYLASPVVVAASAVAGRITGPEEFTGPQPAYAFAPGGKAPRAGAVEILDGFPARIEGRGLWLDVDNLNTDGIYGKDYTYREDMTPRDMARVVMENYDPAFTGIVAAGDVLIGGFNFGTGSSREQAVTALQAAGVALLIAGSYSQTYLRNAINNGFICLESTTLVDAVRAAHAGPADKTVVMDGEIAVDFARAAITWQGGEYAFAPLGRPVQEVIIAGGVENQVREALK from the coding sequence ATGGCCCAGACCGTCATCGAGAAGATCGCCCAGTCCCACGCCGTCGACCTGCCCGCGGGGACCGAACTCCATGCGGGTGATTTCGTCACCCTGGTTCCCGACCAGGTCATGACCCACGACAACACAGCCGCCGTCCTGCTGAAGTTCGAGACGCTCGGCGTCGCCAGGATCGCCAACCCGGGTCAACCCGTCTTCGCCCTGGATCACGACATCCAGAACCGCAGCGCGGGCAATCTCGCCAAGTACGCCAAGATCGAGGCCTTCGCCAGGTCCCAGGGCGTGGACTTCTATCCCGCCGGCACGGGCATCGGTCACCAGGTGATGATCGAGAACGGCTACGTCAAGCCGGGAGGCTTCTGCGTCGCCAGCGACAGCCATGCGAACATGTACGGCGCCGTGAGCGCGGTGGGCACGCCCGTGGTGCGCACCGACGCCGCCGCCCTCTGGGCCACCGGCCGCTTCTGGTGGCAGATCCCCCGTACAGTCCGGGTCCGGCTGAGCGGCGAGCTGCAGCCGGGCGTCACCGGCAAGGACGTCATCCTCACCCTCTGCGGCCTCTACAACCGGGGCGAGGTGCTGAACGCCGCCGTCGAGTTCGCCGGTCCCGGCGTGGAGACCCTGTCCATGGACGCGCGCATGACCATCGCCAACATGACCACTGAGTGGGGCGCGCTGGTGGGCTGGTTCCCCTGCGACGCGCAGACGCTCGACTTCCTGCGCAAGCGGCGGGCGATCCTCGGACTCCAGGGGCTCCAGAACCGTCTCGGCGAGGACGAGCTGGCGGGCTGGGAGAGAGATCCCCTCCGTTCGGATCCGAGCGCCGCCTACGCGGGCTCCATCGCGCTCGACCTCGGCGAGGTGACGCCGCACGTGGCGGGGCCGGACACCGTGCAGCGCACCGCGCCCCTGACCGACCTCATCGCCGCGGATATCCGGATCCACAAGGCTTATCTGCTGTCCTGCGTGAACTCGCGCCTCGAGGACCTGAAGGCCGCCGCAGACGTGCTGCTGGGCCGCAAGGTCGCCGACGGCGTCGAACTCTATGTCGCTGCCGCCAGCCAGTTCGTCGAGGACCAGGCCAAGAAACAGGGGTACTGGCAAATACTGCTGGATGCGGGCGCGATCGCCCTGCCGCCGAGCTGCGGCCCCTGCATCGGTCTGGGCACCGGTCTGCTGGAAGCCGGCGAGGTGGGGATTTCCGCTACCAACCGCAACTTCAAGGGCCGCATGGGATCGCGGGACGCCAAGTGCTACCTGGCCAGCCCCGTGGTCGTGGCCGCCTCGGCCGTCGCCGGCCGGATCACCGGTCCCGAGGAATTCACCGGCCCGCAGCCGGCTTACGCCTTCGCGCCGGGCGGGAAAGCCCCGCGTGCCGGTGCGGTGGAGATCCTGGACGGCTTCCCCGCCCGCATCGAGGGCCGCGGGCTATGGCTCGACGTGGACAACCTGAACACCGACGGCATCTACGGGAAGGACTACACCTACCGCGAGGACATGACCCCCCGGGACATGGCCCGCGTGGTGATGGAGAACTACGATCCCGCCTTCACCGGCATCGTGGCCGCGGGCGACGTCCTGATCGGCGGCTTCAACTTCGGCACCGGGTCGTCGCGCGAACAGGCCGTCACCGCCCTGCAGGCCGCCGGCGTCGCACTGCTGATCGCCGGCTCCTACTCCCAGACCTACCTGCGCAACGCCATCAACAACGGGTTCATCTGCCTCGAGAGCACGACGCTGGTCGATGCCGTGCGGGCCGCGCACGCCGGACCCGCGGACAAGACGGTCGTCATGGACGGCGAGATCGCCGTGGACTTCGCTCGGGCCGCGATCACCTGGCAGGGAGGCGAGTACGCCTTCGCACCTCTCGGGCGCCCGGTCCAGGAGGTCATCATCGCCGGAGGCGTTGAGAACCAGGTCAGGGAGGCTCTGAAGTAG
- a CDS encoding CBS domain-containing protein, which yields MATVADILRHKGRDVFKVDPDDSVYEAIAVMANQGVGSLLVTREDDIRGIVTERDYLGKIALKGRSSRDTKVHEIMSEHLLFVETDHDVSEALAIMTEARIRHLPVMEEGRLAGLVSIGDCVKQVSHEQKVQLRYLRDYIEDKYPG from the coding sequence ATGGCCACCGTTGCAGACATTCTCAGGCACAAGGGCAGGGACGTTTTCAAGGTCGATCCCGACGACAGCGTATACGAAGCCATCGCGGTCATGGCGAATCAAGGTGTGGGATCGTTGCTCGTCACACGGGAGGACGACATCCGGGGCATCGTCACCGAGCGTGACTATCTCGGGAAGATCGCGCTGAAGGGACGTTCCTCCCGCGACACCAAGGTGCACGAGATCATGAGCGAACACCTGCTCTTCGTCGAGACGGATCACGACGTGTCCGAAGCCCTGGCCATCATGACCGAGGCGCGCATCCGTCACCTGCCGGTGATGGAGGAGGGACGCCTGGCCGGCCTGGTCTCGATCGGCGACTGCGTCAAGCAGGTCAGCCACGAGCAGAAGGTGCAGCTGCGCTACCTGAGGGACTACATCGAGGACAAATATCCCGGCTGA